In one window of Vanrija pseudolonga chromosome 5, complete sequence DNA:
- the grn gene encoding Guanyl-specific ribonuclease N1 — translation MLAKLLLAAFASVALAAPAALTERDACVARCSTKCYWQSDIDDAVNAGYGHLQDGSLAGNYPHQYNDFEGFSFPTSGPYYEFPILSTFKVYTGGAPGADRVIFDADGNFDSVITHTGASGNNFVACSL, via the exons atgctcgccaagctcctcctcgccgcctttGCGtccgtcgccctcgccgcccccgccgcgctcaccgagcgcgacgcctgCGTCGCGCGCTGCAGCACCAAGTGCTACTGGCAGTCGGACAttgacgacgccgtcaacgccgGCTACGGGCACCTCCAGGACGGCAGCCTTGCCG GCAACTACCCCCACCAGTACAACGACTTCGAGGGCTTCTCGTTCCCCACCTCGGGCCCCTACTACGAGTTCCCCATCCTCTCCACGTTCAAGGTGTAtaccggcggcgcgccgggcgccgaccgcgtcatctttgacgccgacggcaactTTGACAGCGTCATCACGCACACTGGCGCTAGCGGCAACAACTTTGTCGCGTGCTCGCTCTAG
- the FAXDC2_1 gene encoding Fatty acid hydroxylase domain-containing protein 2: protein MSATAVTETKGSSGAGNKAAAAGGDAKPYKGKEHKWAITKPPLFNHRPGVALLHTLLIISSTVLFHKSEYGKQFYTWLNANYTPWEINVWLTTAITTVWYFGFGLVFMAFDLIPALNKLVQPYRIQPTPLIPLKEYAWVIWINARNWAFVNFPLYVFLAYFFPFKTDYESLPGWGMTFFTFIFALLCEEIGFFYIHRFFHGKGWYASVHKLHHQYTAPVALAAEYCTMVEHLVSNLFPLVISFVLLNSHWSMFLMFFNTLQFDTLCNHSEYNIPFLSDALMHDWHHYSYTENYGPTGLLDTVFGHNSKYNEWLGEIHRRDKEDPDWRLKARRELASRVPAVPLE, encoded by the exons ATGTCGGCGACAGCGGTGACAGAAACGAAAgggagcagcggcgctggcaacaaggccgccgctgctggcggcgacgccaagCCGTACAAGGGCA AGGAGCACAAGTGGGCCATCACCAAGCCGCCATTGTTCAACCACCGGCCCGGGGTGGCACTGCTGCATACGCTGCTCATCATCTCGAGCACGGTGCTGTTCCACAAGTCGGAGTACGGCAAGCAGTTCTACACGTGGCTGAACGCAAACTACACGCCGTGGGAGATTAACGTGTGGCTCACGACGGCGATCACCACCGTCTGGTACTTTGGCTTTGGGCTCGTGTTCATGGCGTTCGACCTCATCCCGGCCCTCAACAAGCTCGTCCAGCCGTACCGTATCCAGCCAACACCCCTCATCCCACTCAAGGAGTACGCGTGGGTTATTTGGATCAACGCGCGTAACTGGGCCTTTGTCAACTTTCCCCTCtacgtcttcctcgcctacTTCTTCCCCTTCAAGACCGACTACGAGTCGCTCCCCGGCTGGGGCATGACCTTCTTCACGTTCATCTTTGCGCTGCTGTGCGAGGAGATTGGCTTCTTCTACATCCACCGCTTCTTCCACGGCAAGGGATGGTACGCGTCCGTGCACAAGCTCCACCACCAGTACACGGCGCCTGTGGCTCTGGCTGCCGAGTACTGCACCAtggtcgagcacctcgtg TCCAACCTCTTCCCCCTCGTCATCAGCTTTGTTCTTCTCAACTCGCACTGGTCCATGTTCCTCATGTTCTTCAACACGCTCCAGTTTGACACGCTCTGCAACCACTCAGAGTACAACATCCCGTTCCTGTCCGACGCGCTCATGCACGACTGGCACCACTACTCGTACACGGAGAACTATGGCCCGaccggcctgctcgacaccGTCTTTGGCCACAACTCGAAGTACAACGAGTGGCTGGGTGAGATCCACCGCCGCGACAAGGAGGACCCCGACTGGCGCCTcaaggcgcgccgcgagcttgcCTCACGCGTccccgccgtgcccctcGAGTAG
- the yngI_1 gene encoding Putative acyl-CoA synthetase YngI, whose amino-acid sequence MAAPQKTWAQCDAELCKPGTIFEVEEAVIDGRKTRYWKNAPRTFRDLLYSRLTNWANEGRQFLSTPSPLPSAYESRDEVSYAAVLARSIELAAWLRDQGVTVGTRVGLGGLNSEGWVESFFAIELAGAVPVMLNSTLQPEIQDHCLSLTKPLLVLVSQEMSVAIAPLVEKLQTKGVGKFYCWDRIHHLPAEVQKVVGSFYGAVGSPASIKAIESGKGLESLGPESDATILFTSGTTSLPKAVLSTQRQALHHLITSQIIPARAVLRAGGTVAMAQGLIAPPEVQQTMLFAVPMFHVTGLLSMLLRSVDVGNRLVFIRRWNVKEVIGLIKRYNVNVISGVPTIVQAALQAPELEGHEMAGLLYGGGPPPQRMVQDIKKKFPTALAVHAWGMTETNAVAVAFMGDDYLNNPEAVGPPIPICDVKVVDQETKKELPRGTFGLLLVRGGNVMKEYLNNPKATKEALDADGWLDTGDMAIHDEEGLVYIRDRAKDVIIRGGENIASQEVENEVYKDDRIAEATAIAVPCDIHGERVGVAVSLAPGATATAESILDKVEPLLRHPARPAILVVSDAPLPRNANGKFVKFEIAKMVREIWEKQGRKEVKRRARL is encoded by the exons ATGGCGGCCCCGCAAAAGACTTGGGCTCAGT GCGACGCTGAGCTCTGCAAGCCCGGCACCATcttcgaggtcgaggaggccgtcaTCGACGGCCGCAAGACGCGCTACTGGAAGAAT GCACCCCGCACGTTCCGCGACCTGCTCTACAGCCGCCTGACAAACTGGGCCAACGAGGGCCGCCAGTTCCtctcgacgccatcgcccttgccgtcggcctacgagtcgcgcgacgaggtgtcGTACGCTGCCGTGCTTGCGCGCTCGATCGAGCTTGCCGCCTGGCTCCGCGACCAGGGCGTGACGGTCGGCacgcgcgtcggcctcggcggcctcaaCTCTGAGGGCTGGGTCGAGTCGTTCTTCGCCATCGAGCTTGctggcgccgtgcccgtcATGCTCAACTCTACGCT ccagcccgaGATCCAGGACCACTGCCTGTCCCTCACCAAGCccctgctcgtcctcgtgtCCCAGGAGATGTCGGTCGCCATCGCCCCGCTCGTCGAGAAGCTCCAGACCAAGGGCGTCGGCAAGTTCTACTGCTGGGACAGGatccaccacctccccgccgaggtccagAAGGTCGTTGGC TCGTTCTACGGTGCTGTCGGCTCTCCCGCTTCCATCAAGGCCATCGAGTCGGGCAAGGGCCTCGAGTCGCTTGGTCCCGAGAGCGATGCCACCATCCTCTTCACTTCGGG caccacctcgctcccCAAGGCCGTCCTCTCGACCCAGCGCCAGGCGCTCCACCACCTCATCACCAGCCAGATCATCCCGGCGCGTGCCGtcctccgcgccggcggcactgTCGCCATGGCGCAGGGCCtcatcgcgccgcccgaggtGCAGCAGACCATGCTCTTCGCCGTGCCCATGTTCCACGTCACCGGTCTGCTGTCGATGCTCCTCCGctcggtcgacgtcggcaacCGCCTCGTCTTCATCCGCCGCTGGAACGTCAAGGAGGTCATCGGCCTCATCAAGCGTTACAACGTCAACGTCATCTCAGGCGTGCCCACCATCGTCCAGGCTGCCCTCCAggcgcccgagctcgagggccaCGAGATGGCTGGTCTCCTGTACGGCGGTGGACCTCCCCCGCAGCGCATGGTCCAGGACATCAAGAAGAAGTTCCCtaccgccctcgccgtccacgCTTGGGGCATGACCGAGACCaacgcggtcgcggtcgcgttCATGGGCGACGACTACCTCAACAAC CCTGAGGCCGTCGGTCCCCCCATCCCCATCTGCGACGTCAAGGTCGTTGACCAGGAGACGAAGAAGGAGCTTCCCCGCGGCACCTTTGGCCTGCTCCTTGTCCGTGGCGGTAACGTCATGAAGGAGTACCTCAACAACCCTA AGGCCACGaaggaggcgctcgacgccgacggatGGCTCGACACCGGAGACATGGCCAtccacgacgaggagggcctcgTCTACATCCGTGACCGTGCCAAGGACGTCATCATCCGCGGCGGTGAGAAC ATCGCCTCGCAGGAGGTCGAGAACGAGGTGTACAAGGACGACCGTATCGCCGAGGCCACGGCCATCGCCGTCCCATGCGACATCCACGGCGAGCGTGTGGGTGTCGCCGTCTCCCTGGCGCCCGGAGCAACCGCTACCGCCGAGAGcatcctcgacaaggtcgagccgctgctgcgccacCCTGCGCGTCCCGCCATCCTCGTTGTGTCGGACGCTCCCCTGC cccgTAACGCCAACGGCAAGTTTGTCAAGTTTGAGATCGCCAAGATGGTGCGCGAGATCTGGGAGAAGCAGGGCCGTAAGGAGgtcaagcgccgcgccaggcTCTAA